One genomic segment of Desulfocapsa sulfexigens DSM 10523 includes these proteins:
- a CDS encoding RsbRD N-terminal domain-containing protein, with translation MDLAEAFRNYEDKIVDQWVDYTLSSYKSSTFFKKGPDKFSNPVGGNTRESLGQLYKLLTKNADPKEFVAPLDQIMRIRSIQEFTASEAVAPIHAVKHITRDVLAKDSERKQFIADLYDFEFAVDLAVLAAFDLYSQCRERLYKVRIKEIKTGTIILTDSKCPSNLLDKDKVDPVGFPT, from the coding sequence ATGGATCTTGCCGAGGCATTTCGTAATTACGAAGATAAGATAGTTGATCAGTGGGTTGACTACACCTTGTCAAGCTATAAGTCGTCCACATTTTTTAAGAAAGGGCCAGATAAATTTTCCAACCCCGTTGGGGGGAATACCCGCGAGTCTTTAGGGCAACTCTACAAGCTGCTCACAAAAAATGCTGATCCCAAGGAGTTTGTTGCGCCACTTGATCAAATCATGCGGATTCGCTCTATTCAGGAGTTTACTGCATCCGAGGCTGTAGCTCCCATTCATGCCGTCAAACATATTACCCGAGATGTTTTAGCCAAGGATTCAGAACGCAAGCAATTTATTGCAGATCTTTATGATTTTGAATTTGCTGTGGATCTTGCAGTTCTTGCAGCATTTGACCTGTACTCGCAATGCCGTGAGCGGTTGTATAAGGTCAGGATTAAAGAGATAAAAACCGGCACCATCATTCTTACCGACAGCAAGTGTCCATCGAACTTGCTGGACAAAGATAAGGTTGATCCTGTTGGTTTTCCTACCTGA
- a CDS encoding carboxy terminal-processing peptidase, translating into MIKIFRLFLGCIVVISFFLPAVSPAKSSDSPVADVSRNKIIGFMISKQLPVMHFSDKVMNDELAFAAFDLYLKQLDYQKRFLLQSDVDKLSVLAPAIDNNLVKGDITLPDVGYEVLATRIVEVEKIATELLAAGFDYNRDESYETDPEKLQYATSLTDLSERWRKILKAQIISRYLDLKEDQVQTGEGKDKGPQKSDKELWAEAEEKITQRNRNFFNRMHQETRQDHYDRFFNAIARAFDPHTNYMPPANKEDFDIHMRGSLEGIGALLREEDGYIKVVNIIPGSASARQGRLEAEDIILEVGQGEKDPVEITDMRLRDAVRLIRGPKGTEVRLTVKKLDGNKEFISILRDVVQIEETFVKSTLIESPTGTKIGYVMIPSFYRDFEKTRDGSSDARNSTDDTRIAIEELKKQGIKGLILDLRNNGGGSLMDAVDTTGLFIKEGPVVLVKNSYGNKRVLSDEDSSIAWDGPLLVLVNQFSASASEILAAALQDYGRAVIVGGAHTHGKGTVQTLINMNENIPTLHLKKYDDLGALKVTIQKFYRVNGGSTQYKGVEPDIVLPSLFQHLESGEQYLDYSLPWDQVEPVSYARYGSTPVDLAMLEAKSRKRVQQDEGLQVIADEADKASERVKKTTISLKLSDMKEKRLEAKVARDKIGAHYLKYREEQDLEHGDSSDVQPDNGKDKDKWKEEIKEDPYINESLHILDDM; encoded by the coding sequence ATGATAAAAATATTTCGTTTATTTCTGGGCTGCATTGTGGTCATCAGCTTCTTTTTACCCGCAGTGTCCCCTGCGAAGTCCTCCGACTCGCCCGTTGCAGATGTATCCCGCAATAAAATAATCGGTTTTATGATCAGTAAGCAGTTGCCGGTGATGCATTTCAGCGACAAAGTTATGAATGATGAACTGGCCTTTGCTGCCTTTGATCTGTACCTTAAACAACTCGATTATCAGAAACGCTTTCTCCTGCAGTCCGATGTAGATAAGCTGTCTGTTCTGGCTCCTGCCATTGATAACAATCTTGTGAAAGGGGATATTACTCTACCCGATGTCGGCTATGAAGTGCTGGCTACCCGAATCGTAGAAGTAGAAAAAATCGCCACTGAACTCCTTGCAGCAGGGTTTGACTATAACCGTGATGAGAGCTATGAAACTGATCCCGAGAAGTTACAATATGCAACCAGCCTTACCGATCTGTCCGAGCGTTGGAGGAAGATACTTAAAGCCCAGATTATTTCCCGTTACCTGGACCTGAAGGAAGATCAGGTGCAAACTGGGGAAGGAAAGGACAAAGGCCCCCAAAAAAGTGATAAGGAGCTGTGGGCAGAAGCTGAGGAAAAGATTACTCAGCGAAACAGGAATTTTTTCAATCGTATGCACCAGGAGACCAGGCAGGATCATTATGACCGTTTTTTTAATGCTATTGCCAGGGCATTTGATCCGCACACTAATTATATGCCACCTGCCAACAAAGAGGATTTTGATATTCACATGCGCGGTAGTCTGGAAGGAATAGGTGCTCTTCTTCGAGAAGAGGACGGTTATATCAAAGTAGTTAATATTATTCCCGGTTCCGCTTCTGCTCGTCAGGGACGCCTGGAGGCCGAAGATATTATTCTTGAAGTGGGGCAGGGTGAAAAGGATCCAGTGGAAATCACTGATATGCGCCTGCGTGATGCCGTTCGTCTCATCCGCGGTCCTAAAGGAACCGAGGTTCGTCTCACTGTGAAAAAACTTGACGGGAATAAAGAATTTATTTCAATTCTTCGGGATGTGGTGCAGATTGAGGAGACTTTTGTGAAGTCTACTTTGATTGAAAGTCCCACGGGAACCAAAATCGGTTATGTGATGATTCCGAGTTTTTATCGTGATTTTGAAAAAACCCGTGATGGTTCTTCCGATGCCAGGAACTCCACCGATGATACCCGGATTGCCATCGAGGAGTTGAAGAAGCAGGGAATAAAAGGCCTTATCCTTGATCTTCGTAATAATGGCGGCGGATCGCTTATGGATGCAGTGGATACCACTGGTTTGTTTATCAAGGAAGGGCCTGTTGTGCTGGTTAAGAACAGTTATGGAAATAAGAGGGTGCTTAGTGATGAGGATTCTTCCATCGCCTGGGATGGTCCCCTGCTTGTACTTGTGAATCAATTTTCTGCTTCAGCCTCTGAAATTTTAGCTGCCGCCCTTCAGGATTATGGAAGGGCAGTGATTGTTGGCGGGGCACATACTCATGGCAAGGGAACCGTTCAGACACTTATAAATATGAATGAGAATATCCCGACATTGCACTTGAAGAAGTACGATGACCTGGGAGCATTGAAGGTAACCATCCAGAAATTCTATCGTGTGAATGGCGGTTCTACGCAATACAAAGGTGTAGAGCCGGACATTGTTTTACCGAGCCTTTTTCAGCATCTTGAATCCGGGGAACAGTATCTGGATTATTCCCTCCCCTGGGATCAGGTAGAGCCTGTTTCCTATGCAAGGTATGGCTCAACCCCAGTTGATCTTGCCATGCTGGAGGCGAAATCGAGGAAACGGGTGCAGCAGGACGAGGGGTTGCAGGTGATCGCCGATGAGGCTGACAAGGCCTCGGAGCGCGTTAAAAAAACGACCATTTCTCTAAAACTCTCCGATATGAAAGAAAAACGCCTGGAGGCAAAAGTTGCCCGCGATAAGATCGGTGCCCATTATCTGAAGTACCGCGAAGAACAGGACTTGGAGCATGGCGATTCTTCCGACGTTCAACCTGATAATGGTAAAGATAAGGATAAATGGAAAGAGGAAATCAAAGAAGATCCATATATTAATGAGTCGCTCCATATCCTTGATGATATGTGA
- the dsrK gene encoding sulfate reduction electron transfer complex DsrMKJOP subunit DsrK: protein MALAKLEQLSKSVVQGPSLVTGAQPTKDWMDTPAIFKEGNFAYPAKKEKVEYLNSSSDLNFPNARIWSPDEDDWKLPENWQEIILKGLAERLEKFRSLKIFMDCCVRCGACADKCHFFLGTGDPKNMPVLRAELLRSVYRNDFTLAGKLFGKMAGGREMTVGVLKEWFMYSYQCTECRRCSVFCPYGIDTAEVTMMLRELLHLVGIGINWILEPASNSNRTGNHMGLQPHTFKDNVDFLAEDVESLTGVKINHSFNRKGAEVLFITPSADVFAEPGLYTAMGYLALFEQIGLDYTWSTYASEGGNFGLFTSNELMKKLNAKMYAEAKRLGVKYIIGGECGHMWRVLHQYMDTMNGPADFLEVPKSPMTGTVFDNAKSTKMIHISEFTADLIKHGKIKLDPTRNAHVMPTYHDSCNPARAMGLMDEPRYILDHVVPKWVEMPENTIREQTFCCGSGTGLNTDEIMELRMRAGLPRANAVKHVIDKHDVNMLSCVCAIDRATLSSLMDYWNPGCGVCGISELVGNALVMDNEKRAMGYGADGTESELPDGFRTMV, encoded by the coding sequence ATGGCACTTGCAAAATTAGAACAATTATCAAAAAGCGTAGTGCAGGGTCCGTCTTTGGTAACAGGAGCACAACCAACCAAAGACTGGATGGACACCCCGGCTATATTTAAAGAGGGGAATTTTGCCTACCCTGCGAAAAAGGAAAAGGTCGAATATCTAAACAGTTCAAGTGATTTGAACTTTCCAAATGCCCGCATTTGGTCTCCGGATGAAGATGACTGGAAATTGCCTGAAAACTGGCAGGAAATCATCCTCAAGGGGCTTGCCGAACGTCTCGAGAAATTCAGATCTCTTAAAATCTTCATGGACTGCTGTGTGCGTTGCGGGGCCTGTGCAGATAAATGTCACTTCTTTCTCGGTACCGGTGATCCAAAAAACATGCCCGTACTTCGAGCAGAGCTGCTTCGTTCCGTTTATCGGAATGACTTTACCCTGGCTGGTAAACTCTTCGGTAAAATGGCGGGTGGCCGTGAGATGACGGTTGGCGTCCTCAAAGAGTGGTTTATGTACTCATACCAGTGTACGGAATGTAGACGCTGTTCGGTCTTCTGCCCATACGGTATTGATACCGCTGAAGTCACCATGATGCTTCGTGAGCTTCTTCATCTCGTTGGTATCGGAATCAACTGGATCCTGGAACCTGCTTCCAACTCCAACCGTACCGGTAACCACATGGGACTCCAGCCCCACACCTTTAAAGACAACGTGGATTTCCTTGCGGAGGATGTTGAAAGCCTTACCGGTGTCAAGATTAATCACAGCTTTAATCGCAAGGGTGCTGAGGTTCTCTTCATCACTCCATCGGCTGATGTTTTTGCTGAACCCGGCCTCTATACAGCCATGGGCTACCTTGCACTCTTTGAGCAGATTGGCCTTGATTACACCTGGTCTACCTACGCATCTGAAGGAGGTAACTTCGGGCTCTTCACCAGTAATGAATTGATGAAGAAACTGAATGCCAAGATGTATGCGGAGGCTAAACGTCTCGGTGTGAAGTACATCATTGGTGGTGAGTGTGGTCATATGTGGCGTGTCCTGCATCAGTATATGGATACCATGAACGGTCCCGCTGATTTCCTGGAGGTTCCAAAATCTCCCATGACCGGGACTGTCTTTGACAATGCCAAATCAACCAAGATGATTCATATTAGTGAGTTTACAGCTGATTTGATCAAGCATGGCAAGATCAAGCTCGATCCCACCCGTAACGCCCATGTGATGCCAACCTATCACGATTCCTGCAACCCGGCGCGAGCAATGGGACTTATGGATGAGCCGCGTTACATCCTCGATCATGTCGTTCCCAAATGGGTTGAAATGCCTGAAAATACTATCCGCGAGCAGACCTTCTGCTGTGGCTCTGGAACCGGTCTGAATACCGATGAGATCATGGAGCTTCGGATGCGTGCCGGTTTACCACGGGCTAATGCTGTGAAGCATGTGATTGATAAACATGATGTCAACATGCTCTCCTGTGTCTGCGCCATCGACCGTGCAACACTTTCATCACTTATGGATTACTGGAATCCCGGCTGTGGTGTTTGTGGTATTTCCGAACTTGTTGGGAATGCACTGGTTATGGATAACGAGA
- the dsrM gene encoding sulfate reduction electron transfer complex DsrMKJOP subunit DsrM, whose product MKYAFSFLAVLALVLFAWLGSMIPGMQYLFGVAIPYLAIMIFLGGFVYRVVYWAKSPVPFSIPTTCGQGKSLDFIKQDKLDCPTKTSEVVARMFLEIFAFRSLFRNTKSELHEGPKITYESSRWLWLAALLFHYSFLVIVIRHMRLFLNPVPQWLQFVDFLDAGAMLQVGAPLLYASDLAILAGVLFLFGRRLVNRNVRYISLANDYFPLFLIFAIAVTGMLMRYFLRTNIDIVNIKELLVGLVTLSPVINAQIGSIFYIHVFLVSVLLIYFPFSKLMHMGGVFMSPTRNMANDSRMKRHINPWNDPTIKPHSYAGYEDEFREFMVDAGIPVEKELPPKKDEE is encoded by the coding sequence ATGAAGTATGCCTTCTCATTCCTGGCAGTCTTAGCGCTGGTTCTGTTTGCGTGGCTGGGATCCATGATACCTGGGATGCAATACCTGTTTGGTGTTGCTATCCCGTATCTTGCGATCATGATCTTCCTGGGTGGTTTTGTGTACAGAGTTGTGTACTGGGCTAAGTCGCCGGTACCATTTTCCATTCCGACCACTTGCGGTCAGGGAAAATCTCTGGATTTCATCAAACAGGATAAGCTGGACTGTCCAACCAAGACATCGGAAGTTGTCGCCAGGATGTTCCTGGAAATTTTTGCGTTCAGGTCTCTGTTTCGGAATACCAAATCCGAACTCCACGAGGGGCCGAAAATCACCTATGAGTCATCCAGGTGGCTGTGGCTGGCAGCTCTGCTGTTCCACTATTCTTTTCTGGTGATCGTTATCAGACATATGCGTCTGTTCCTGAATCCTGTACCTCAATGGTTGCAGTTTGTGGATTTCCTGGATGCAGGAGCCATGCTTCAGGTCGGTGCTCCACTGCTTTACGCGTCTGATCTGGCAATCCTTGCCGGTGTTCTTTTTCTTTTTGGCCGTCGTCTTGTGAATCGTAATGTACGTTACATTTCACTTGCAAATGACTATTTTCCACTCTTTCTTATTTTTGCCATCGCCGTCACCGGCATGCTGATGCGTTATTTTCTGCGTACCAACATTGATATCGTAAATATCAAAGAGTTGCTGGTTGGTCTTGTGACCCTGTCACCGGTTATTAATGCTCAGATTGGTTCCATTTTCTATATTCATGTCTTTCTGGTTTCAGTTCTTCTCATATATTTTCCATTCAGTAAACTGATGCATATGGGGGGAGTCTTTATGAGTCCCACCAGAAATATGGCAAACGACAGTCGTATGAAACGTCATATCAATCCATGGAATGATCCTACAATCAAACCTCACTCCTATGCAGGATACGAGGATGAGTTCAGAGAGTTCATGGTTGATGCCGGCATCCCTGTTGAAAAAGAGCTTCCTCCCAAGAAGGACGAAGAATAG
- a CDS encoding pilus assembly protein TadG-related protein → MISINQKGQASVFVLALIGIVLVATIFLYQSGRLTSEKMQLQNAADAAAFGAATLEARSLNFSAYTNRAMVANEVAVGQMVGMLSFVDELKTTGEYIDEYAGILEAATAWLFAIITVGDVIEGIISVIVEILEDIGSTITEVGEEAEQAMAAIASPVISGLSIINNVYSISQTAYHGATIVLVTTNIFQSLEDNVPGTTPFNMINLFDPDKPGAHLSDLGVLALVGHLPSYWQGYTKRYTPSKQKKKKESEEEKEKEKEDEELISKDERKIKNDRKRIADDQKTLGQDEKKYNAALKKIEADKKRLRLKRKNAIR, encoded by the coding sequence ATGATATCCATCAACCAAAAGGGGCAGGCATCTGTTTTTGTGCTTGCTCTTATTGGGATCGTTCTTGTTGCCACCATCTTTCTCTATCAATCCGGACGGCTTACCAGCGAAAAAATGCAACTCCAGAATGCTGCTGACGCCGCAGCCTTTGGAGCCGCTACTCTGGAAGCACGCTCTCTTAATTTTTCTGCTTACACCAATCGGGCCATGGTCGCCAATGAAGTTGCCGTAGGCCAGATGGTCGGCATGCTCTCCTTTGTTGACGAGCTCAAGACTACGGGCGAATACATAGACGAGTATGCCGGTATTCTGGAGGCTGCAACCGCCTGGCTGTTTGCAATAATTACGGTTGGTGATGTAATTGAAGGTATTATCAGTGTCATTGTCGAGATCCTGGAGGATATCGGCTCCACAATCACCGAGGTGGGAGAAGAGGCTGAACAGGCCATGGCGGCAATTGCCTCTCCTGTCATCAGTGGACTCTCCATTATTAATAATGTTTACAGCATCAGCCAGACTGCCTATCACGGTGCAACCATTGTTCTGGTCACCACGAATATTTTCCAGAGTCTTGAAGATAATGTTCCAGGCACCACCCCTTTCAATATGATCAACCTCTTTGATCCCGACAAACCCGGTGCTCACCTCTCCGACCTTGGAGTTCTTGCCCTTGTCGGACACCTCCCCTCTTACTGGCAGGGATACACAAAACGATATACCCCATCGAAACAGAAGAAAAAAAAGGAATCAGAAGAAGAGAAAGAAAAAGAAAAAGAAGACGAGGAGTTGATATCAAAAGACGAAAGAAAAATAAAAAATGACAGAAAGCGGATTGCCGATGATCAAAAAACCTTAGGACAGGATGAGAAAAAGTACAATGCTGCCCTAAAAAAAATAGAGGCTGATAAAAAAAGATTACGGCTGAAAAGAAAAAATGCGATTCGCTGA
- a CDS encoding nucleotide pyrophosphohydrolase: MEKLRSALREFASARKWQPFHTPKNLCMALSVETAELTEIFQWMDSEESRVVDTTTLQHIAEEIGDVMIYLTMLADKFDLDPLNCAKQKILLNAEKYPHP; encoded by the coding sequence ATGGAAAAATTACGATCTGCCCTTCGGGAATTCGCCTCAGCCAGAAAATGGCAACCATTTCACACCCCTAAAAACCTCTGTATGGCTCTGAGCGTGGAGACTGCAGAACTCACCGAAATCTTTCAATGGATGGACAGCGAGGAAAGTCGTGTGGTTGACACAACCACCCTCCAACACATTGCGGAAGAAATAGGTGATGTCATGATATACCTTACCATGCTGGCAGACAAATTTGACCTGGACCCTCTCAATTGTGCAAAGCAAAAGATACTACTCAATGCGGAAAAATACCCCCATCCATAG
- the cpaB gene encoding Flp pilus assembly protein CpaB: protein MENTEQNKIKNKTWKLFTAALIFALLAGLGTMLYLNILEQRLKKRLTPPQKEMVQVIVASRNLPTGSLVNTSTMSVRHVPRSYVNSDIFTPDQFASIQGAILIKPLQQGKMLAQDYIDLKIPKDFSGTIQSGHRAITIQVDEVNSISGMIKPGNSIDLFTRMSGKSFSNSSSGSREAIIPVLEDVLVLATDKIAARPNEDEFKNLDSEDRRRAYNTLTLEVTPKEAAIVAIAESRGELISILRNSNDTGGILFSKVTLADLLAHSDEMLESAVNKQHNRNLDGIHRNQNGQLVTRDGVVIKDPNVHLNKDGLLVTQNGTVLSGRDLMVDANGHIRTKNGKLIDTASLIPGKNGTLVDKNGNVLSSNGYTTTKGGFLVDKNGNVVTPDGHIISGLTVGKDGQVRTSNGRIVTADHIRVGKDGNVRLTDSPVAAMTVDKDGNVRTADGKLANPEDLVTVGPDGIVRAKDGTILKGVHMGKDGKLYNADGKEMSAADILAATEGFKENKNGTVTDANGKTYTAKDLVSVDKDGTVRSKDGTILHGVHLDKDGKLRNKDGSLLTPQEIFTQDAIARAAKSNGVVLAGVTGKIDPAFAENIRKGSPKNLSTFSPYEVEYIIGGRSDGPAKTFTIQIENKNSQSTKE from the coding sequence ATGGAAAACACGGAACAGAACAAAATAAAAAACAAAACATGGAAGCTCTTTACGGCCGCATTGATTTTTGCATTGCTGGCCGGACTGGGAACAATGCTCTATCTCAACATCCTTGAGCAAAGGCTGAAAAAACGCCTTACTCCGCCCCAGAAAGAAATGGTTCAGGTTATTGTCGCCAGCAGGAACCTCCCCACTGGGAGTCTTGTCAATACTTCCACGATGTCAGTCCGCCACGTCCCCAGATCCTACGTTAACAGCGACATTTTCACTCCAGATCAATTCGCCTCAATTCAGGGTGCAATCTTAATAAAACCCCTACAACAGGGAAAAATGCTCGCCCAGGATTATATTGATCTAAAAATCCCAAAGGACTTCTCAGGAACGATCCAGAGTGGGCACCGGGCCATTACTATTCAGGTGGATGAAGTAAACTCAATTTCCGGCATGATCAAACCGGGAAACTCCATTGACCTCTTCACCCGGATGTCAGGTAAATCTTTTTCCAACAGTTCATCGGGTTCACGAGAGGCGATTATTCCGGTTCTTGAAGATGTACTCGTTCTTGCCACCGATAAAATTGCTGCACGGCCCAACGAGGATGAATTCAAAAATCTTGATTCAGAAGACCGTCGTCGAGCCTACAATACCTTAACCCTGGAAGTAACACCCAAAGAAGCTGCTATTGTTGCAATAGCAGAGTCCCGGGGAGAGCTTATTTCCATCCTTCGTAACAGCAACGACACCGGAGGAATACTGTTCAGCAAAGTCACCCTTGCAGATCTGCTTGCGCACTCCGATGAAATGCTTGAATCCGCAGTCAATAAGCAGCACAATAGAAACCTTGACGGTATCCATCGCAATCAGAACGGACAACTTGTCACCCGGGATGGTGTTGTTATCAAAGACCCCAATGTCCATCTAAACAAGGATGGACTGCTGGTCACACAAAACGGCACTGTGCTCTCCGGAAGAGATCTAATGGTTGATGCCAATGGCCACATCAGGACCAAAAATGGAAAGCTGATTGACACTGCAAGCCTGATACCAGGAAAAAATGGGACACTGGTGGATAAAAACGGTAATGTCCTCAGCAGTAACGGATACACAACAACCAAAGGTGGCTTCCTTGTAGACAAGAACGGCAATGTCGTTACTCCCGACGGCCATATTATTTCCGGACTCACCGTGGGTAAAGATGGCCAGGTGCGTACCAGCAATGGCCGAATAGTAACGGCTGATCACATACGAGTAGGGAAAGATGGTAACGTTCGCCTGACAGACTCTCCTGTGGCTGCCATGACCGTAGACAAGGATGGAAATGTGCGAACCGCGGATGGCAAACTGGCCAACCCTGAGGACCTTGTCACAGTAGGACCTGACGGAATTGTCCGCGCCAAGGATGGTACAATCCTGAAAGGTGTGCATATGGGCAAGGACGGCAAGCTCTACAATGCGGATGGAAAAGAGATGAGTGCTGCCGACATTCTTGCTGCCACCGAGGGATTCAAGGAAAACAAAAACGGCACCGTAACCGATGCCAACGGCAAAACCTATACAGCAAAAGACCTTGTAAGCGTTGATAAAGATGGAACGGTTCGTAGCAAGGACGGAACGATCCTCCACGGGGTGCATCTGGATAAAGACGGAAAACTGCGCAATAAAGACGGCTCTCTCCTCACTCCACAGGAAATTTTCACTCAGGATGCAATAGCCAGAGCAGCAAAGAGCAACGGTGTAGTTCTCGCAGGAGTTACCGGAAAAATCGATCCTGCATTTGCCGAAAATATCCGTAAGGGGTCTCCAAAAAACCTCTCCACATTCAGTCCCTATGAAGTTGAATACATCATTGGTGGCAGGAGTGATGGACCGGCAAAAACGTTTACCATACAAATAGAGAATAAAAATTCTCAGAGTACAAAAGAGTAG
- a CDS encoding type II and III secretion system protein family protein, with protein sequence MTSSDTHTLPPGRRPIFPTLLLCTLFLFISFPQESSAREAVTMFLGEVKVLEIDAIERVAIGNPAVASNSILPQGQLVLLADSVGATTMHLWLKDGQEKDFDIVVNEKKVFDDYEELVSLLSTFQGIKPIRIGDLTVIKGKIHKKDKSQFDRILKRYGDVLDLVTARDIQSEVSLLLKDIPNLTVREIGGYTVLSGEISKEFSPLIAIIEQKYQNIMNLTRVHAAVAGKMIYMKVKIMELSKSVTQKLGINWGNLMTGLTGPSLVFGVESSRNGGTLLNDNSTSSVLTKPGGTDLTTSRGYFGIATGVTSVINLSLQNGDGVILAEPQLSTRSGGKATFHAGGEYPIATTSSMGQVNVEYKKYGIMLNIEPLVDDRDNILAHIETEISNIDHGQNFGDYVGILTRNTSTDVSLKVGETLVMAGLVQNVAHNDFNKVKWLGDTPILGPLFRSQDFQNQLTELVIFVTPYVYDASSTVNSGKLTEAARIQKQFDEIVKGHELVD encoded by the coding sequence ATGACATCATCTGACACACACACTCTTCCCCCTGGAAGACGACCCATTTTCCCAACACTGCTACTCTGCACTCTTTTCCTTTTCATCAGCTTTCCACAGGAAAGCAGTGCTCGCGAAGCCGTAACCATGTTTCTTGGAGAAGTAAAGGTTCTGGAAATTGATGCGATAGAACGTGTGGCTATAGGAAATCCTGCGGTGGCAAGCAACTCCATTCTCCCTCAGGGCCAGCTGGTACTCCTTGCTGATTCCGTGGGAGCGACCACCATGCACCTCTGGCTGAAGGATGGTCAGGAAAAAGACTTTGACATCGTGGTCAACGAAAAAAAAGTCTTTGATGACTACGAGGAACTCGTCTCTCTTCTCAGTACTTTCCAGGGAATCAAGCCCATACGAATCGGCGATCTAACCGTTATCAAGGGAAAGATTCATAAAAAAGACAAGTCTCAATTCGACCGTATTCTCAAGCGCTATGGTGATGTTCTCGACCTGGTCACCGCCAGAGACATTCAATCAGAAGTTTCCCTGTTACTTAAAGACATCCCAAACCTGACGGTTCGGGAAATTGGCGGCTACACCGTTCTCTCCGGTGAAATAAGTAAGGAGTTTTCTCCCCTCATTGCCATTATCGAGCAAAAGTACCAGAACATCATGAATCTGACCAGAGTACATGCCGCTGTAGCAGGGAAAATGATCTACATGAAGGTCAAAATCATGGAACTCAGCAAGAGCGTTACCCAGAAGCTTGGAATCAACTGGGGAAACCTTATGACCGGGCTCACCGGACCTTCACTTGTTTTTGGAGTGGAGTCATCACGAAACGGCGGAACCCTCCTCAATGACAATAGTACTTCATCGGTTCTTACCAAGCCTGGCGGCACAGACCTCACAACATCCAGAGGCTACTTTGGTATAGCCACGGGTGTCACCTCTGTTATCAACCTCTCTCTGCAGAATGGCGACGGTGTTATCCTTGCAGAACCGCAGTTGAGCACCCGATCCGGTGGCAAGGCAACATTTCATGCTGGCGGAGAATATCCAATCGCCACAACTTCCAGCATGGGCCAGGTAAACGTCGAATATAAAAAATATGGTATCATGCTGAATATTGAGCCTTTAGTCGACGACCGTGATAACATTCTCGCCCATATTGAAACGGAGATCAGCAATATTGACCATGGCCAGAACTTCGGAGACTACGTGGGTATCCTGACCCGTAACACATCAACGGATGTCAGCCTCAAGGTTGGTGAGACTCTTGTCATGGCGGGACTTGTTCAGAATGTTGCCCATAACGACTTTAATAAAGTGAAATGGCTGGGCGACACCCCCATCCTTGGCCCATTGTTTCGTTCCCAGGACTTTCAAAACCAGCTCACAGAACTTGTCATCTTCGTAACACCATATGTTTACGACGCTTCGTCAACAGTAAACTCCGGTAAGCTTACCGAGGCGGCACGTATTCAGAAACAGTTTGATGAAATTGTTAAAGGCCATGAACTGGTAGATTAA